Proteins from a single region of Rana temporaria chromosome 5, aRanTem1.1, whole genome shotgun sequence:
- the LOC120939699 gene encoding uncharacterized protein LOC120939699, whose product MEVREINRIGHINRHYGGHKMKVWQCVLWLCTVTLEVARSQSPDQEERIREALDLYNQREDVLYFYKPLEDLPPIPVQEERKDEILRFGIMETRCVKSGGGDAARCEYKADGEVRICDLNLTAPGKENLQCDIITKILRVRRATGGPPRRPPHRPCGRPRLPGCLSVIGFAPGIDWE is encoded by the exons atggAGGTGCGGGAGATAAATAGAATCGGACACATAAATCGCCATTACGGAGGACACAAGATGAAGGTCTGGCAGTGTGTGTTGTGGCTCTGCACAGTCACATTGGAGGTCGCTCGCTCTCAGTCTCCAGATCAGGAAGAACGGATCAGAGAGGCCCTGGATCTCTACAACCAGAGAGAGGATGTCCTCTATTTCTATAAACCCCTGGAGGACCTTCCACCCATACCTGTGCAG GAGGAAAGAAAGGACGAGATCCTGAGATTCGGAATAATGGAGACGAGGTGTGTGAAGTCGGGGGGAGGGGACGCGGCGCGGTGTGAATATAAAGCGGATGGG GAAGTCAGAATCTGTGATCTGAACCTGACTGCACCCGGCAAAGAGAACCTGCAGTGTGACATCATAACCAAG ATTTTAAGGGTGAGACGCGCGACAGGAGGACCCCCCCGCAGACCCCCCCACAGACCCTGCGGCAGGCCACGCCTCCCAGGCTGTCTCTCCGTTATTGGATTTGCACCCGGCATAGATTGGGAGTAA